A genomic stretch from Candidatus Obscuribacterales bacterium includes:
- a CDS encoding T9SS type A sorting domain-containing protein: TITEGLGSLTNLNVSDNELTGVGTLTSLGSLSTLNMSGNRLDFVQIAGQLNRGYTVNYENQKPVLQQVRTLQQIGSSYTIDRTVGGGESYSWTQNGSAISQSGSSFTLTISDFSAEGSYVATVTSSQVPGLTLTTRPVVLRVSSLQRDSTALINIRSALITTNSTISNWPTLPVSSWEEVTIENQRVTGLDLSGLNLANEMPEDILDIGNLRRVDLSDNEISYLPDLTPLSASLTLVDASDNALTFESLEPNVTLSDFRYDNQAPIGEELEDSVGVPRGETAFLTIQTPGNGLRYQWYKDGSELPTATTANLTIEDAAIEDIAKYYVEVTSEQVPDLTLRSKDQELSVYADIEYFPAFTYADGVRGLLEEGEGILLKIREQGPYDTVAVVQVANNAVLFENQLLGDYLLKVDTEDDFRQYKEYSYSADSIGIDTVEFIPTHYISALEWDSAQVLQLRDYISDTLEMLRIPPPLLPIAGNDGIIEMTVESDLLDDNGLRLEARRRVRKAGCSLRKNQRVGGGRTENEEEWELIAYKETDDDGNVDFGFLPNGLYRINIQYPGVPMDPNSFIEFEISEDEEEDGYVLAATIFEDGIQVGVVEELGYLIEYFKELNVYPNPADTQIEIDYLKLNSKDVSYELLDMSGHVIRAGKLEKGHRQSTTLSTAEVRDGLYLLRFFDRTANGKHLITYKVIIRH; the protein is encoded by the coding sequence ACCATTACCGAAGGATTGGGATCGCTTACCAACCTGAATGTATCGGACAATGAGCTGACAGGAGTGGGCACCCTGACCAGTCTGGGGTCATTGTCGACCCTAAACATGAGCGGCAACCGGCTGGACTTTGTACAGATCGCCGGCCAGCTGAACCGAGGATATACGGTAAACTATGAGAACCAGAAGCCGGTGCTGCAACAGGTTCGGACGCTGCAGCAGATAGGTTCGAGCTACACCATAGACCGAACGGTAGGTGGAGGAGAGAGCTATAGCTGGACACAGAACGGGTCAGCGATAAGCCAGAGCGGATCGAGCTTTACCCTTACGATCAGTGACTTTAGTGCAGAGGGGTCGTATGTAGCGACGGTGACGAGCAGTCAGGTGCCAGGCCTGACGCTGACGACGCGACCGGTCGTACTTCGCGTGAGTTCACTTCAAAGGGACAGCACAGCCCTGATCAACATTCGGTCAGCCCTGATCACCACCAACAGCACGATCAGCAACTGGCCTACCTTACCAGTTTCATCATGGGAAGAGGTGACCATAGAAAACCAGCGGGTGACCGGGCTTGACTTATCCGGGTTGAACCTTGCCAATGAGATGCCGGAGGATATACTGGACATCGGGAACTTGCGAAGAGTAGACCTGTCGGACAACGAGATCAGCTACCTACCGGACCTGACGCCACTGTCGGCAAGCCTGACGCTGGTAGATGCATCGGACAATGCGCTAACCTTTGAGAGCCTGGAGCCAAACGTCACCCTGTCAGACTTCCGGTATGACAATCAGGCGCCGATAGGCGAGGAGTTGGAGGATTCGGTAGGCGTACCCCGAGGGGAGACGGCGTTCCTGACGATCCAGACCCCGGGCAACGGTCTACGCTACCAGTGGTACAAAGACGGATCAGAGCTACCCACAGCAACGACAGCGAACCTGACCATAGAAGATGCAGCCATAGAAGACATTGCCAAATACTACGTAGAAGTAACCAGTGAACAGGTACCTGACCTGACTTTACGGAGCAAGGATCAGGAGTTGTCGGTCTATGCCGACATCGAATACTTTCCGGCCTTTACCTATGCAGACGGAGTAAGAGGGTTGCTGGAAGAGGGGGAAGGCATCCTGTTGAAGATCCGGGAGCAGGGGCCGTATGATACGGTTGCGGTGGTACAGGTGGCAAACAATGCGGTACTGTTTGAGAACCAGCTGTTGGGGGATTACTTATTGAAAGTAGACACAGAAGATGACTTCCGCCAGTACAAAGAGTACAGCTATAGTGCGGATAGTATAGGGATAGATACCGTAGAGTTCATCCCGACGCATTACATCAGTGCGTTGGAGTGGGACAGTGCCCAGGTGCTACAACTGCGGGATTATATCAGCGATACGTTAGAGATGCTGCGGATTCCGCCACCGCTGTTGCCGATAGCAGGCAATGACGGGATCATCGAGATGACGGTAGAGAGCGACCTGCTGGATGACAATGGTCTTCGGTTAGAAGCGAGGAGACGAGTGCGCAAGGCGGGCTGCTCGCTGCGGAAGAATCAGCGGGTAGGCGGAGGCCGGACGGAGAATGAAGAGGAGTGGGAGTTGATCGCCTACAAGGAGACGGACGACGACGGAAATGTAGACTTTGGCTTCCTGCCCAATGGGCTGTACCGGATCAATATCCAGTACCCCGGAGTACCGATGGATCCGAACTCATTCATCGAGTTTGAGATCAGTGAAGACGAGGAAGAGGACGGATATGTGCTGGCAGCCACGATCTTTGAGGACGGGATCCAGGTGGGCGTGGTAGAAGAGCTGGGGTATTTGATAGAGTACTTCAAAGAGCTGAATGTGTATCCGAACCCAGCAGACACCCAGATAGAGATCGATTACCTGAAGCTGAACAGCAAGGACGTGAGCTATGAGCTGCTGGATATGTCAGGA